Proteins co-encoded in one Arachis stenosperma cultivar V10309 chromosome 7, arast.V10309.gnm1.PFL2, whole genome shotgun sequence genomic window:
- the LOC130940140 gene encoding uncharacterized protein LOC130940140 translates to MASEESFVVLVHHRGSIKRKTRSRVKFTDKDPLCVVVNPTTRYDDLVRSVLMKLGLEGVKRVKKFFYRIPVTIQHDTVKYDCLTIGSDEDLQVMFLCRRQFPEVRTLEFLAKLVDVVSSSGGSNRNTTDVATAAGSSSRAVVASSSVPVYEPTVELVASPSFAVDLNDGVGDEVGSFDILPNALQGVPPVGVGDGVLGDAEEDDVEPDTIEDDSVDEVGANGPALAGGGSSSGTQQYPPHFSSLDLDAMRHEGVLGHAVGFGAREAEGTAGLTEFQVGQQFQDKDEALLSVKTYSIRRGVQYKVVESDHRRYVGKCSEFGNGCIWLIRLSLRKRKGIWEVKRYNGPHTCLATSISSDHRSLDYHVISAFIMPMVRADASVSIKVLLNTTAAHFGFRPTYRRVWMAKQKAIALIYGDWDESYNDIPRWVLSVQLTMPGSVAVLKTSPVRVGGQVDESQAYFHRLFWTFPPCIEAFRHCKPLVSIDGTHLYGKYGETLLIAIAQDGNSNILPVAFALVEGENAESWTFFLSHLRQHVTPQPGLLVISNRHNGIKAALEAPDGGWLPPSAYRAFCIRHVAANFALTFKGKDARRLLVNAAYAKTEVEFDYWFDILRSEDPVMCEWANRIDYSL, encoded by the coding sequence atggctagtgaggagagttttgTTGTTCTGGTTCACCACAGAGGATCCATTAAGAGGAAAACTCGTTCCAGAGTGAAGTTCACAGATAAGGATCCTCTCTGTGTTGTCGTGAATCCAACGACAAGGTATGATGACCTTGTTAGATCAGTGCTGATGAAACTTGGCCTGGAAGGTGTGAAGCGGGTTAAGAAGTTTTTCTATCGCATTCCAGTCACGATCCAGCACGATACGGTGAAGTATGATTGTCTCACGATTGGTAGTGATGAGGACCTGCAAGTCATGTTTCTTTGTCGGAGGCAGTTTCCGGAGGTGAGGACACTAGAATTCCTGGCAAAGCTGGTTGATGTGGTATCCAGCTCAGGGGGTTCGAACCGGAATACCACCGATGTAGCCACGGCAGCTGGTTCCAGTTCCAGGGCTGTCGTGGCTTCTTCCTCCGTCCCAGTGTACGAGCCAACGGTCGAACTTGTCGCCTCCCCGTCTTTTGCTGTTGATCTGAATGACGGCGTAGGCGACGAGGTAGGATCCTTTGATATTCTGCCGAACGCCTTACAGGGCGTTCCACCGGTTGGCGTCGGAGACGGAGTCTTGGGTGATGCAGAGGAGGACGACGTCGAGCCGGATACGATTGAGGATGACAGCGTCGACGAGGTTGGAGCGAATGGGCCTGCTTTGGCGGGCGGTGGTTCTAGCTCTGGCACACAGCAGTATCCACCACATTTTTCCTCGTTGGACCTGGACGCCATGAGACACGAGGGGGTTTTAGGGCACGCTGTTGGATTCGGAGCTAGAGAGGCGGAAGGGACTGCTGGTCTGACAGAGTTCCAGGTTGGTCAGCAATTCCAGGATAAAGATGAGGCCCTGTTAAGCGTGAAGACTTACAGCATCCGGCGAGGGGTACAGTACAAGGTGGTGGAGTCAGATCACCGCCGGTATGTGGGCAAGTGTTCCGAGTTTGGGAATGGGTGCATATGGTTGATTCGACTGAGTCTTCGGAAGCGCAAGGGCATTTGGGAGGTCAAACGGTACAATGGACCTCACACTTGCCTGGCCACATCCATCTCGAGTGACCACAGGAGTTTGGATTATCATGTGATTTCGGCGTTCATTATGCCAATGGTTAGGGCTGACGCATCCGTGAGCATAAAGGTGCTCCTGAACACCACGGCAGCGCACTTTGGTTTTAGGCCGACTTACCGGAGGGTTTGGATGGCAAAGCAGAAGGCTATTGCCCTCATCTACGGTGACTGGGATGAGTCATACAACGACATACCTAGGTGGGTGTTGAGTGTCCAGCTGACGATGCCTGGTAGTGTTGCGGTCCTTAAGACGAGCCCGGTTCGAGTTGGAGGACAGGTGGACGAGTCTCAAGCGTACTTCCACAGACTTTTCTGGACTTTCCCGCCATGCATCGAGGCATTCCGTCATTGCAAGCCGTTAGTCAGCATTGACGGCACACATCTGTATGGGAAGTATGGGGAAACGTTGCTCATCGCGATTGCACAGGACGGGAACTCCAACATTCTACCTGTCGCATTCGCACTAGTAGAGGGTGAGAATGCGGAGTCCTGGACATTCTTTCTCTCGCACCTTCGACAGCACGTGACCCCGCAGCCCGGTCTGCTGGTTATATCGAACAGGCACAACGGCATCAAGGCTGCGCTTGAGGCCCCTGACGGCGGTTGGTTACCGCCATCTGCGTACCGTGCATTCTGCATACGACACGTAGCGGCTAATTTTGCCCTTACCTTCAAGGGCAAAGACGCTAGGAGGCTTCTAGTGAATGCGGCGTATGCGAAGACCGAGGTTGAATTTGATTACTGGTTTGATATTCTGCGATCTGAAGATCCGGTGATGTGTGAGTGGGCGAACCGGATTGATTACTCCTTGTAG
- the LOC130940141 gene encoding transcription factor bHLH18-like, translated as MDDQVNECLCRTNNFDEDYLLRETLQQPQQSSQTAIGNRATSSYILSFDKSASKRRRSASETADHIMSERNRRQELSRKFIALSATIPGLKKTEKAHVLEEAIKYVKELEERVKVLEEDGEISITRSHVCECGHETLPEVEARVLGKQVLIKIHCATQCGILIQIFSQLQLLHLSISSSNVLPFGNTLDITIIAHMGHKCSFIVKDLVRNLRQVAMLKEEECQNLPNIPTKVTH; from the exons ATGGATGATCAAGTGAATGAATGCCTTTGCCGCACCAACAACTTTGATGAAGATTACCTCCTGAGAGAGACCCTCCAACAGCCGCAACAAAGCAGCCAGACGGCCATCGGAAATAGGGCAACAAGTTCTTATATACTGTCTTTCGATAAATCGGCAAGTAAGAGGAGAAGAAGCGCTTCAGAGACGGCGGATCACATAATGTCAGAGAGGAACAGGAGACAGGAACTCTCTAGAAAGTTCATTGCACTTTCCGCAACTATACCTGGCTTGAAGAAG ACGGAGAAGGCGCACGTACTTGAAGAAGCCATAAAGTACGTGAAAGAACTAGAAGAGCGTGTGAAGGTGCTAGAAGAAGATGGCGAGATAAGCATAACGAGATCTCATGTGTGCGAGTGCGGCCACGAGACACTTCCAGAAGTTGAAGCAAGAGTATTGGGGAAGCAAGTGCTCATCAAAATTCATTGTGCCACTCAATGCGGCATTCTCATCCAAATATTCTCCCAACTTCAACTCCTTCATCTTTCCATTTCCAGCAGTAACGTCTTGCCATTTGGGAACACTCTTGACATCACCATTATTGCTCAC ATGGGTCACAAATGCAGCTTCATAGTGAAGGATCTAGTCAGAAACCTCAGACAAGTGGCTATgctcaaagaagaagaatgtcAGAACCTACCAAATATACCAACCAAGGTCACTCATTAA
- the LOC130941787 gene encoding BRAP2 RING ZnF UBP domain-containing protein 2 isoform X1 gives MSTSWRSSTAVSSPPIPIPIPIPIPNEEPSSFSTSVFNFSSGNPRIEETRGLMHLFPDQDSPSTLPFGRKPLVCVVGVPNHMTYADFCQFCGSFLHHILEMRIVRMDGTEDQYSVLIRFDDQDSTDSFFKHYNGRRFSSLEVEVCRVLFTLDVQYTGSIEHAQPSNATSTEQPTCPVCLERLDQDTSGILTTICNHSFHCSCISKWADSSCPVCRYCQQQAEKSICSVCRTTENLWICVICGFVGCGRYKAGHAIMHWKETQHCYALDVETKRVWDFAGDNYVHRLIQSKTDGKLVELNTHCVHAENGCGSCSCEDNSMSEALLNSKVEAIVNEYNELLATQLENQKSYFESLLQEVKEETETKISKAVQKAVSLKQQKIQAKIDRCNKEKKFLEEVISCNPLLRISYEKFPFHNHRTSLIYHKDRKLYCKCLCVLCLQLNENLVKNEDAWKAKLLEIEERERKFLKLSEERVASLEEQLRYLMTCLDDAKPEQQLPEHNEIKDGLVSASSKESSSTNNSQVGKNP, from the exons ATGTCTACTAGCTGGCGTTCCAGCACTGCCGTTTCATCACCGCCAATCCCAATTCCAATTCCAATTCCAATCCCCAACGAGGAGCCTTCATCATTCTCCACCTCCGTCTTCAACTTCTCCTCCGGAAACCCTAGGATCGAGGAGACCCGCGGCCTCATGCATCTCTTCCCCGACCAAGATTCCCCTTCTACCCTCCCTTTTGGACGCAAACCCCTCGTCTGCGTCGTCGGCGTCCCCAATCACATGACCTACGCCGACTTCTGCCAGTTCTGTGGttccttccttcaccacatCCTTGAGATGCGCATTGTCAG AATGGATGGAACGGAAGATCAGTACAGCGTTTTGATCCGCTTCGACGATCAAGACTCCACCGACAGCTTCTTCAAGCATTACAATGGCCGCCGTTTCTCCTCTCTGGAG GTTGAGGTTTGCCGTGTTCTTTTCACGTTGGATGTGCAGTACACTGGTTCCATTGAACATGCCCAACCATCCAATGCTACCTCCACTGAACAGCCCACATGTCCAGTTTGCCTTG AGCGGTTAGATCAAGACACCAGTGGAATTCTCACCACTATATGTAATCATTCTTTTCATTGTTCGTGCATATCAAAATGGGCTGATTCTTCTTGTCCT GTGTGCCGCTATTGCCAACAGCAAGCTGAAAAATCGATATGTTCTGTTTGTCGGACCACTGAGAACCTTTGGATATGTGTCATATGCGGATTTGTTGGCTGTGGAAG ATATAAAGCAGGACATGCCATCATGCACTGGAAAGAGACACAGCATTGCTATGCCCTAGACGTGGAAACTAAGCGTGTGTGGGATTTTGCGGGAGACAACTATGTTCATAGACTTATTCAGTCCAAAACCGATGGGAAGTTGGTTGAGCTGAACACTCACTGTGTTCATGCAGAGAATGGGTGTGGAAGTTGCAGCTGTGAAGATAATTCTATGAGCGAGGCGTTACTTAATAGTAAAGTTGAAGCA ATTGTCAATGAGTACAATGAATTGCTTGCTACTCAACTTGAAAACCAAAAATCT TATTTTGAGTCGTTGTTACAAGAGGTAAAAGAAGAAACTGAGACCAAAATCTCTAAAGCTGTTCAGAAGGCCGTCAGTCTTAAACAGCAGAAGATTCAGGCCAAGATTGACAGATGTAACAAAGAGAAGAAATTTCTGGAGGAGGTAATAAGTTGTAATCCATTGTTAAGAATTTCTTATGAAAAATTCCCATTCCATAATCACAGGACCTCATTAATATATCATAAGGACAGGAAATTGTATTGCAAATGTTTGTGTGTTTTGTGTCTGCAGCTTAATGAGAATCTTGTTAAAAATGAGGATGCTTGGAAAGCAAAGTTGCTTGAGATTGAGGAGAG GGAAAGAAAATTCTTAAAACTGTCGGAGGAGAGAGTAGCAAGCCTGGAAGAGCAG CTTAGATATCTCATGACTTGTCTAGATGATGCGAAGCCGGAACAACAGTTGCCTGAGCATAACGAAATCAAAGATGGGCTTGTGTCTGCCTCATCAAAGGAATCCTCGTCAACTAATAACTCTCAGGTTGGCAAAAATCCATAA
- the LOC130941513 gene encoding transcription factor bHLH18-like: protein MEQCWENWPLHTEIEHHDHGDFFLSLEQCQKPPDDDDDFLREILQMPPDFIDNHSTVDLVTTGTAKSAEGKRPRTFILSFDNSTIIPAMAEQQQPLGVGAGAGSGAATTTPSPSLSKKRNLPQKPQQARIPVPHSQPGAANRSRNDSQIVDHIMAERKRRQQLTQMFIALSATIPGLKKTDKASILGEAINYVKQLQERVRELEKRNNDNKRGPTEPVIFLNKTQLLCRNNEDSTSEEDEEEVEDWRSKEEKQVLPDVEARMLEKEKEVLIEIHCEKENGIEVKILEQLENLHLSVTGSSVLPFGNSTLGITIIAKMGDAYTMTLHDLLTNLRQLLLINNTTDPY, encoded by the exons atgGAGCAGTGTTGGGAGAACTGGCCTCTACACACG GAAATAGAGCACCATGATCATGGAGATTTCTTCTTATCATTGGAGCAGTGCCAGAAGCCAcctgatgatgatgacgatTTCCTCAGAGAAATCCTGCAGATGCCACCGGATTTTATTGACAATCATTCTACTGTGGATCTCGTCACCACCGGCACGGCGAAGAGCGCGGAGGGAAAAAGGCCCCGAACATTCATTCTCTCCTTCGATAACTCAACCATAATACCTGCCATGGCAGAGCAACAACAACCGCTGGGGGTGGGTGCGGGTGCGGGTTCGGGTGCTGCCACTACCACCCCTTCGCCCTCCTTATCAAAGAAACGGAACCTTCCTCAGAAGCCGCAGCAAGCAAGGATCCCCGTCCCTCACTCCCAGCCAGGAGCAGCAAACAGGAGTCGAAACGACTCTCAGATTGTGGATCACATCATGGCTGAGAGAAAAAGAAGACAGCAACTCACCCAGATGTTCATAGCACTCTCCGCCACTATTCCTGGCTTGAAGAAG ACGGACAAGGCTTCTATACTTGGGGAAGCCATTAATTACGTGAAACAGCTTCAAGAACGTGTGAGGGAGCTGGAAAAGCGGAACAATGATAATAAGAGGGGCCCAACAGAGCCAGTAATATTCCTCAACAAGACTCAGCTGCTGTGTCGGAACAACGAAGACAGCACCAGCGAGGAAGACGAGGAGGAAGTGGAGGATTGGCGTAGCAAGGAGGAAAAACAAGTGCTGCCAGATGTTGAAGCAAGAATGctggagaaggagaaggaggtGCTGATTGAGATCCACTGCGAGAAAGAGAATGGAATTGAGGTGAAGATATTGGAGCAGCTTGAAAATCTTCATCTGAGTGTGACCGGCAGCAGCGTTTTGCCATTTGGGAATTCGACTCTGGGTATTACCATCATTGCCAAGATGGGAGATGCTTACACCATGACACTCCATGATCTCCTCACAAATTTACGCCAACTGCTATTGATCAACAACACTACTGATCCGTACTAG
- the LOC130940149 gene encoding 3-isopropylmalate dehydrogenase, chloroplastic, with product MARSLQLFHPPKPLTHFNRFSSTSSRPASVRCSAAAAPPSKRSYTITLLPGDGIGPEVISVAKDVLVLAGSFEGITYEFREMLLGGAALDATGVPMPDETLAVSKQSDAVLLGAIGGYKWDKNEKHLKPETGLLQLRSGLQVFANLRPATVFPQLVDASTLKKEVAEGVDLMVVRELTGGIYFGKPRGFGTNENGQETGFNTEIYSAHEIDRIARLAFEIARKRRGKLCSVDKANVLEASMLWRKIVTELALEYPDVELTHMYVDNAAMQLVRYPKQFDTVLTNNIFGDILSDEASMITGSIGMLPSASIGASGPGLFEPIHGSAPDIAGQDKANPFATVLSAAMLLKYGLGEERAAERIEKAVLDTLNRGFRTADIYSAGTKLVGCKQVGEEILKSVESHIPAAAV from the exons ATGGCGCGTTCTCTGCAGTTGTTCCATCCTCCGAAGCCCCTCACGCACTTCAATCGCTTCTCATCCACCTCCTCAAGGCCTGCTTCCGTAAGGTGTTCTGCAGCCGCCGCTCCTCCTTCCAAACGCTCCTACACCATCACCCTCCTCCCCGGCGACGGCATCGGCCCCGAAGTCATTTCCGTCGCAAAAGACGTTCTTGTCCTCGCCGGCTCCTTCGAAG GGATCACATACGAGTTCCGAGAGATGCTTCTGGGTGGCGCTGCATTGGACGCCACCGGAGTCCCCATGCCCGACGAGACCCTTGCTGTTTCGAAGCAATCCGATGCTGTTCTTCTTGGTGCCATTGGAGGCTATAAATGGGATAAAAACGAGAAACATCTGAAGCCAGAGACTGGGTTGCTTCAGCTCCGGTCTGGCCTTCAAGTTTTTGCAAATCTCAGACCAGCCACTGTCTTCCCACAG TTGGTGGATGCTTCAACCCTTAAGAAAGAGGTTGCTGAAGGTGTTGATCTCATGGTTGTGAGGGAACTCACTGGCG GTATATATTTTGGAAAACCCAGGGGCTTTGGGACCAATGAAAATGGCCAGGAGACTGGATTTAACACTGAGATTTACTCTGCTCATGAG ATTGATCGGATAGCTCGTCTGGCATTTGAGATTGCTCGGAAGCGGCGTGGAAAACTTTGTTCTGTTGACAAAGCCAATGTATTAGAG GCATCAATGCTCTGGAGGAAAATAGTTACAGAACTAGCACTGGAATATCCTGATGTCGAACTCACACACATGTATGTTGATAATGCCGCAATGCAACTGGTTCGCTACCCGAAGCAG TTTGACACAGTTTTAACAAACAACATATTTGGCGATATATTATCAGATGAGGCTTCAATGATTACTGGAAGCATTGGGATGCTTCCTTCTGCTAGCATTGGTGCTTCG GGACCTGGACTTTTTGAACCTATACATGGTTCTGCACCTGATATTGCTGGACAG GACAAGGCAAACCCATTTGCTACTGTTCTTAGTGCTGCTATGCTTTTGAAATATGGCCTTGGAGAAGAAAGGGCTGCTGAAAGAATAGAGAAAGCAGTTCTGGACACTTTGAACAGGGGATTTCGAACTGCGGACATATATTCTGCTGGAACA AAGCTGGTTGGATGCAAACAAGTTGGTGAAGAGATACTGAAGTCAGTAGAATCACATATTCCTGCTGCTGCAGTTTGA
- the LOC130941787 gene encoding BRAP2 RING ZnF UBP domain-containing protein 2 isoform X2, translating to MSTSWRSSTAVSSPPIPIPIPIPIPNEEPSSFSTSVFNFSSGNPRIEETRGLMHLFPDQDSPSTLPFGRKPLVCVVGVPNHMTYADFCQFCGSFLHHILEMRIVRMDGTEDQYSVLIRFDDQDSTDSFFKHYNGRRFSSLEVEVCRVLFTLDVQYTGSIEHAQPSNATSTEQPTCPVCLERLDQDTSGILTTICNHSFHCSCISKWADSSCPVCRYCQQQAEKSICSVCRTTENLWICVICGFVGCGRYKAGHAIMHWKETQHCYALDVETKRVWDFAGDNYVHRLIQSKTDGKLVELNTHCVHAENGCGSCSCEDNSMSEALLNSKVEAIVNEYNELLATQLENQKSYFESLLQEVKEETETKISKAVQKAVSLKQQKIQAKIDRCNKEKKFLEELNENLVKNEDAWKAKLLEIEERERKFLKLSEERVASLEEQLRYLMTCLDDAKPEQQLPEHNEIKDGLVSASSKESSSTNNSQVGKNP from the exons ATGTCTACTAGCTGGCGTTCCAGCACTGCCGTTTCATCACCGCCAATCCCAATTCCAATTCCAATTCCAATCCCCAACGAGGAGCCTTCATCATTCTCCACCTCCGTCTTCAACTTCTCCTCCGGAAACCCTAGGATCGAGGAGACCCGCGGCCTCATGCATCTCTTCCCCGACCAAGATTCCCCTTCTACCCTCCCTTTTGGACGCAAACCCCTCGTCTGCGTCGTCGGCGTCCCCAATCACATGACCTACGCCGACTTCTGCCAGTTCTGTGGttccttccttcaccacatCCTTGAGATGCGCATTGTCAG AATGGATGGAACGGAAGATCAGTACAGCGTTTTGATCCGCTTCGACGATCAAGACTCCACCGACAGCTTCTTCAAGCATTACAATGGCCGCCGTTTCTCCTCTCTGGAG GTTGAGGTTTGCCGTGTTCTTTTCACGTTGGATGTGCAGTACACTGGTTCCATTGAACATGCCCAACCATCCAATGCTACCTCCACTGAACAGCCCACATGTCCAGTTTGCCTTG AGCGGTTAGATCAAGACACCAGTGGAATTCTCACCACTATATGTAATCATTCTTTTCATTGTTCGTGCATATCAAAATGGGCTGATTCTTCTTGTCCT GTGTGCCGCTATTGCCAACAGCAAGCTGAAAAATCGATATGTTCTGTTTGTCGGACCACTGAGAACCTTTGGATATGTGTCATATGCGGATTTGTTGGCTGTGGAAG ATATAAAGCAGGACATGCCATCATGCACTGGAAAGAGACACAGCATTGCTATGCCCTAGACGTGGAAACTAAGCGTGTGTGGGATTTTGCGGGAGACAACTATGTTCATAGACTTATTCAGTCCAAAACCGATGGGAAGTTGGTTGAGCTGAACACTCACTGTGTTCATGCAGAGAATGGGTGTGGAAGTTGCAGCTGTGAAGATAATTCTATGAGCGAGGCGTTACTTAATAGTAAAGTTGAAGCA ATTGTCAATGAGTACAATGAATTGCTTGCTACTCAACTTGAAAACCAAAAATCT TATTTTGAGTCGTTGTTACAAGAGGTAAAAGAAGAAACTGAGACCAAAATCTCTAAAGCTGTTCAGAAGGCCGTCAGTCTTAAACAGCAGAAGATTCAGGCCAAGATTGACAGATGTAACAAAGAGAAGAAATTTCTGGAGGAG CTTAATGAGAATCTTGTTAAAAATGAGGATGCTTGGAAAGCAAAGTTGCTTGAGATTGAGGAGAG GGAAAGAAAATTCTTAAAACTGTCGGAGGAGAGAGTAGCAAGCCTGGAAGAGCAG CTTAGATATCTCATGACTTGTCTAGATGATGCGAAGCCGGAACAACAGTTGCCTGAGCATAACGAAATCAAAGATGGGCTTGTGTCTGCCTCATCAAAGGAATCCTCGTCAACTAATAACTCTCAGGTTGGCAAAAATCCATAA